Below is a window of Thermodesulfomicrobium sp. WS DNA.
CCCATGGCCCGGGCGAGCACCCCGGAGTAGGCGCGCACCAAGCCGCCCGCGCCCAGCTTGATGCCCCCAAAATACCGAGTCACCACCGCCACCACTTCCCCCACCGCGGAGGCCACCAACACCCCGAGCATGGGCCGGCCCGCCGTGCCCGCCGGCTCGCCGTCGTCCGAGGCCCGTACCTGGGCGGTGTCTCCAGGCGGGCCCAACTGCCAGGCCCAGCAATTGTGGGTGGCATCGGCAAACTCCTCCCGCACCGCGGCGATCTGCGCCTGCGCCTGGGAGACGCTCTCCGCATGCGCCACGGTGACGATGAAGCGGCTGCGCCGGATGACTTCTTCGGTCCGGTACACCCCGGCAGGGACCAAATATCCGCTCACGCCTCCTCCAGGCGGGCAAAGGCGGCCTTGGCCTCCCGCACGAAGGCCCGCACCAGGCAGGGGTCTTTGTCCCCTTCCTCATCCTCCAGGGCGGTGTGGGCGTCCACCCCCGCCGGACGCACCAGGGCAATGGCCGCGGCCACATTCACCGGAGACAGACCGCCGGCCACGATCACCGGGAGCGGCGACGCCTCCACCAAGGCGCGGCTCACCTGCCAGTCATGGGTGCGGCCCGTGGCGCCCATGGCGCCGGTACGCGGGTCGAAGGTGTCGGTCAAAAATGCGTCACACACCGGGGCAAAGCGCTCCACAAAGGCGGAAATCCCCTCCACGGCAAAGCCCACCACATAGCTCTTGATGACCCGCACCGCCACGGCCTGACGCACGGCGGCGATGGTCTGGGGCGTGACCTCCCCATGGAGCTGCACCCAGCCCACGGGCAGCCGCTGACAGAGCTCGATGATCTCGTGCGGGTTGGCGGCATAGGTGATGAGCACGGCCCGGTCGCGCCCCAAGGCCTCGGCGATGGACACGGCCTGGGCTTCGGTCACGTCCGGCTGGTGGTAGGCCAAACGCAAGGGGATGCCCACCTGGTCCACGCCAAGGCCCACCAGCATACGCGCCTCGGCCACGGAACGCACCCCCGCCACTTGGACCACACCGCGCATGGGTCAACTCCGGTCGCCAGTGCGGCGGCGCTCCTCTTCCAAGAGGGCCTTGGCCACCTTGAGGTCGTACAGGCGGGTGGGGTCCAGGTCCTTGGAGCGCTCTTTGCGGAAGAGCTGCGCCCCGCGCTGCACCAAATCCATATCCAACCACCCGTGCCGTTCCCAAATCTCGGGATAATCGGGATTGTAGAGCCGAAACTCCACCACCCCGTCGCGCTCGCGCACATACATGCGGATGCGCTTGTTGCCCGGCACCGGATAATAAAACACACCACTGGGGGTACGCATACCAGGTTCCTCCTGAAAACTGCGCCAGCTTCCTAGCCGCCGCCGCCCAGGGAGGGAAGGGCCCAGCAGGCGATTTTTTTGTTTGACAATCAAAACACCACAACTTAGTTGGCTATCAAAACTATTTGAAACTCAAACAAAGGAGCGCTGCATGTCTTCCTGCACCTGCCACCACCATCACGAAGCCGAGCGCGGCACCCGGTGGGTATGTCTCATCACCCTGGTCACCATGGCCACGGAAATCCTTGCGGGATGGCTCTTTGGCTCCATGGCCCTCATGGCCGACGGCTGGCACATGGCTGGCCACGCTGGCGCCATGGGGGTCGCCTGGTTTGCCTACGTCTACATGCGCACCCATCGCGGGGACCGGCGTTTCGTCTTCGGGCCCGGCAAGATCAACGCCTTGGCGGGGTTTGTCTCCGCCCTGGGTCTGGGGCTCGTCTCCGTGTTCATGATCGTCGAGTCCGCCCACCGGCTGGTGGCCCCCACCAGCATCGCCTTCACCGAGGCCATGGTCGTGGCCGTGCTCGGGCTTGTGGTCAACATCGCCAGCGCCTGGCTGCTCCGCGATCGGGAGCATGCCTCCCATGACACGGACCAGAACCTGAGGGCCGCCTACCTCCACGTGCTTGCCGACGCCCTTACCTCGGTGCTGGCCATCGCGGCCTTGGCAGGCGGAAAATTCTGGGGGCTCACCCGTCTGGACCCGATCATGGGCGTGGTGGGTGCGGTGGTGGTCGGCAAGTGGGCCATCGCGCTCACCCGGGACACCGCGGCGATACTGCTCGACATGCGCGCCCCGGAACACGTCAGCGCCACCGTACGCCAACGACTGGAATCCACAGGGGCCTCCATCCGCGACCTTGCCTTGTGGTACGTGGGGCCGCAAGAGATGGCTGCTTCGGTCTGTCTGGCCGCGCCCACGGCGGCGCCGCCGGAGACCTACACGGACATCGTGCGCGCCGTGCCCGAAGTGGCCTTTGTGCGTGTGGAAGTCCACAACCTGCCCTGCCCAGGGGAAAAAGACCATGACCACTAGTCCCGTGGATCTCGAAGCCCTCTCGCACCTTCTGGTGGAGTTCTACGAGCGCCTCTCCTCCTGGGAGCAGGAAGTGGCACGGGACAGCGGCCTTTCGCTGCCGCAGATGCACACCCTGGAGATCCTCGGGCACCACGCCCCCTTGCGCATGAAGGACCTGGCCGAACGCCTGGGGGTCACCACCGGCACCATGACCGTCACCGTGGATAAATTGGAGCGCCTCGGGCTGGTGACCCGCCAACCCCACGGCACCGACCGGCGCTCCTTGCTCGTGGCCCTCACCCCGGAAGGAGAACGGCTCTACCAAGAACACCACGGCCACCACCTGCGCCTCACCCAGGAACTCACCGCAGACCTCACGGAAGCCGAGCTCGCCTGCCTCACCCAAACCCTCGCCAAGATGCGTGCCGTCATTTGACAGCGCCACCCAGCCGGCTACAAGCCGGGGCGGAGGTCATCATGTTCACGGTCCCCATCTCCGACACCTATGATTCCCTGCCCCGGCGCGTGGGTCCCATCTCCCGCTGGTTTCCCTCCCTGGCCTTCTACGCCCGGGTACTCGGGGTGGTGGTGCGCGCTGCCGCGAGCACCCGGCGCGGCTACACCCACGCCATGTGGGTGGACGACAGTGTACGCTTCATCCGTGCCGCCGAGGCCACAGGGCTCACCTTCCATGTGGAAGGCCTGCACCACTTCACCAACCTCTCCGGGCCCTGCGTGGTGGTGGCCAACCACATGTCCACCCTGGAGACCTTTGCCTTGCCGGCCATCCTGGGCGCCCACCGCCCCATCTGCTTCGTGCTCAAGGAAAGCCTCCTGCGCTACCCGGTGTTCCGGCACGTGGTCGGAAACACCCATCCCGTGGCCGTGCGCCGCCAAAACCCACGGGAAGACCTGGAGATCGTCCTCACCCAAGGGACCGAGCGCCTCGCCCAGGGATTTTCCGTAGTGGTCTTTCCCCAGACCACCCGGCGGCCGGACATCGATCCCGCAAGCTTCAACTCCATCGGCGTCAAGCTCGCCAAGCGGGCCCAGGTGCCGGTGCTCCCCATAGCGGTGGATACCCGCGCCTGGGGTACTGGACGCATCCTCAAAGATTTCGGTCCGATCCGGCCGCAAATCCCGGTGCGCTTCGCCTGCGGCGCTCCCCTTGCCATCACCGGCAACGGCAAAGACCAGCACGCTCAGGTGCTCGACTTCCTCCAATCGTCCCTGCGCCGGTGGAACGCATGAGACCGGTGCGCATCCTCGCCACCGGCGGTACCATCGCCATGGCCCCCACGCCCCACGGCTTTGCCCCCCGGCCGGGATACCTGGAGGAACTCCTCGCCCAGGATCCCCGCTTCCAGCACCCGGAGCTGCCGCCCTTTACCCTCCACGAGTACACCCCGCTCATGGACTCGGCCACCATGCGGCCCGAGCATTGGCAGACCCTCGCCCAGGACATCGCCGCCGCCCACGAAGACGGCGCCGGGGTGGTGGTGCTCCACGGCACGGACACCATGGCGTATACGGCCTCGGCCCTGGCCTTTCTTTTGGAGAACCTGCACCATCCCGTGGTGCTCACCGGCTCCCAACTCCCCATGGGAGAGCTGCGCAGCGACGCCCCGGACAACCTCCTCGCGG
It encodes the following:
- a CDS encoding YigZ family protein, producing the protein MSGYLVPAGVYRTEEVIRRSRFIVTVAHAESVSQAQAQIAAVREEFADATHNCWAWQLGPPGDTAQVRASDDGEPAGTAGRPMLGVLVASAVGEVVAVVTRYFGGIKLGAGGLVRAYSGVLARAMGSLPTVEKVRWQRLVLTVDYPQISAFYRALPGWGARLVAEDCGLRARLTIAVPEGMAPTVAAWVQEVSAGAGEVRIADEEE
- a CDS encoding phosphoribosylanthranilate isomerase, yielding MRGVVQVAGVRSVAEARMLVGLGVDQVGIPLRLAYHQPDVTEAQAVSIAEALGRDRAVLITYAANPHEIIELCQRLPVGWVQLHGEVTPQTIAAVRQAVAVRVIKSYVVGFAVEGISAFVERFAPVCDAFLTDTFDPRTGAMGATGRTHDWQVSRALVEASPLPVIVAGGLSPVNVAAAIALVRPAGVDAHTALEDEEGDKDPCLVRAFVREAKAAFARLEEA
- a CDS encoding cation diffusion facilitator family transporter; translation: MSSCTCHHHHEAERGTRWVCLITLVTMATEILAGWLFGSMALMADGWHMAGHAGAMGVAWFAYVYMRTHRGDRRFVFGPGKINALAGFVSALGLGLVSVFMIVESAHRLVAPTSIAFTEAMVVAVLGLVVNIASAWLLRDREHASHDTDQNLRAAYLHVLADALTSVLAIAALAGGKFWGLTRLDPIMGVVGAVVVGKWAIALTRDTAAILLDMRAPEHVSATVRQRLESTGASIRDLALWYVGPQEMAASVCLAAPTAAPPETYTDIVRAVPEVAFVRVEVHNLPCPGEKDHDH
- a CDS encoding MarR family transcriptional regulator, which translates into the protein MTTSPVDLEALSHLLVEFYERLSSWEQEVARDSGLSLPQMHTLEILGHHAPLRMKDLAERLGVTTGTMTVTVDKLERLGLVTRQPHGTDRRSLLVALTPEGERLYQEHHGHHLRLTQELTADLTEAELACLTQTLAKMRAVI
- a CDS encoding lysophospholipid acyltransferase family protein — encoded protein: MFTVPISDTYDSLPRRVGPISRWFPSLAFYARVLGVVVRAAASTRRGYTHAMWVDDSVRFIRAAEATGLTFHVEGLHHFTNLSGPCVVVANHMSTLETFALPAILGAHRPICFVLKESLLRYPVFRHVVGNTHPVAVRRQNPREDLEIVLTQGTERLAQGFSVVVFPQTTRRPDIDPASFNSIGVKLAKRAQVPVLPIAVDTRAWGTGRILKDFGPIRPQIPVRFACGAPLAITGNGKDQHAQVLDFLQSSLRRWNA